A single window of Nicotiana sylvestris chromosome 5, ASM39365v2, whole genome shotgun sequence DNA harbors:
- the LOC138869140 gene encoding uncharacterized protein — protein MRFGKKGKLSLRYVGPHRIIQRVGKVSYRLDLPSEMSLVHPVFHVSMLKKAVGDPSTIVLVGTIEVNEELSYEEIPLAILDRQVRKLRNKETASVKMLWRNQQVEESTWEAEKEMKKKYPHLFA, from the coding sequence atgcggtttggaaagaaaggaaaattgagtctgaGGTATGTTGGACCACATAGAATCATTCAGAGGGTCGGTAAGGTGTCATACAGGCTTGATCTACCATctgagatgtcattggtacatccagtcttccatgtgtctatgttgaagaaggcaGTGGGAGATCCATCCACTATTGTGCTGGTTggaactattgaggttaatgaagaactgtcatatgaagaaattccGCTTGCCATTCTCGATAGGCAAGTACGGaagttgagaaataaagaaaCTGCCTCCGTGAAAATGTTATGGAGAAACCAGCAGGTTGAAGAatccacttgggaagccgagaaagaaatgaaaaagaagtacccacatttgtttgcaTAG